The DNA region AAACACATTTGGGTAAACAATTTTACCGAGTAGCACTTGTTGGCCCAAACACCCATCACAGAACCATTTCTCCTGGAGTGGAAATGGTGGCATTACTGATAGATCCAGAAACTTACGAATTTGGTTCTATCTCAAAACATATATCTTCAGGTGAAGTCAAACGTTTAGACATCCAAAATTTTTTACCCTTAATGGATTCTCTTAAAGCACTGTATTATGGTGATTTAAATGATACTGAAGCCACCAAACTTCAATTAAACTTACTTCGTACGGTTTATCCATTTGATACCTTAGAAACAAGTATTGATCCAAGAATTCAAAAAATTGCTCAAAAAATTAGAATGGAAATTCCGAATAGCATTCGGATGAAAGAAATTGGAAAAGATTTTTCCATTTCAGAAGATAGATTGATTCGATTGTTTAAAGAAAACTTAGGTATTCCACTGCGAAGGTATTTGTTATGGGTGAGAATTCTACGAGCAGTCAAAGAATTAAAAGCAGGCAATAATCTGACTGACGCG from Leptospira noumeaensis includes:
- a CDS encoding helix-turn-helix transcriptional regulator, which produces MFATNNMQTDFHSHYAATLAISLEKEIMIETHLGKQFYRVALVGPNTHHRTISPGVEMVALLIDPETYEFGSISKHISSGEVKRLDIQNFLPLMDSLKALYYGDLNDTEATKLQLNLLRTVYPFDTLETSIDPRIQKIAQKIRMEIPNSIRMKEIGKDFSISEDRLIRLFKENLGIPLRRYLLWVRILRAVKELKAGNNLTDAAHAAGFSDSAHFSRTFKENFGFIPSLFFGHLKTAEVRFCEPNEIL